A DNA window from Streptomyces canus contains the following coding sequences:
- a CDS encoding class I adenylate-forming enzyme family protein, giving the protein MSTPSAKSTETTTTSGFAVPDLLRMRVSEDADRTVMRVDGAATMTYAGWNARSDALAHGLLDTGAARGDVVALLFGGMDWVDYAVAYMGILKAGCTAIHLNDTMPKAEITRRLAQCRPSGMIRGSGIAPPDDPGCWVRTVSALETGEQSPVDVRVGPEDISDLLYSSGTTGDSKPVRVPHGNLTFGRGPEAFAQFGDPRPLIVPMQLGTTASVTTTNVALSLRATLIATRPGDVERMGELIAEHGVGSVMVNPMIAARMVAAKIHERYDLSSVHTLASAAAAIAPALADRLLAMFPGARLNSSYTEVEAVPGVVVNTYDPARPLSVGRPTPSTEVRVVDEQDVPVPDGDLGRIQLRCAAPRRRYLHNQQPPGDDWTRTGDLGYIGDDGDLYLFDRAEDAIHTPTEILSTIALEAEVYEHPAVLEAAVFGVPDGSGGQRVAAAVVLAPDSTLDDLNTFLERRLPPHWVPRQIELLPELPFSPNGKVRKRVLRDRLRETAARPDQP; this is encoded by the coding sequence GTGAGTACACCGTCAGCGAAGAGCACCGAGACCACGACCACCTCCGGGTTCGCTGTCCCCGATCTGCTGCGCATGCGGGTGTCGGAGGATGCCGACCGGACCGTCATGCGGGTCGACGGGGCGGCGACCATGACCTACGCCGGCTGGAACGCCCGGTCGGACGCCCTCGCACACGGACTCCTCGACACCGGGGCCGCCCGCGGTGACGTGGTGGCCCTGCTGTTCGGGGGAATGGACTGGGTCGACTACGCGGTGGCCTACATGGGGATCCTCAAAGCCGGCTGCACCGCCATCCATCTCAACGACACCATGCCGAAGGCGGAGATCACCCGCCGCCTCGCACAGTGCCGCCCCAGCGGTATGATCCGCGGCAGCGGTATAGCTCCGCCCGACGACCCAGGCTGCTGGGTGAGGACCGTCTCCGCACTGGAGACCGGCGAACAGTCGCCCGTGGACGTGCGGGTGGGGCCAGAGGACATCAGTGACCTCCTGTACTCGTCGGGCACCACGGGCGACTCCAAGCCGGTACGCGTCCCGCACGGCAATCTGACCTTCGGACGCGGACCCGAGGCGTTCGCGCAGTTCGGCGACCCCCGCCCGCTCATCGTGCCCATGCAGCTCGGCACCACTGCCAGCGTGACCACCACCAACGTCGCGCTGTCCCTTCGGGCCACCCTCATCGCGACCCGGCCCGGGGACGTGGAGCGAATGGGAGAACTCATCGCCGAGCACGGCGTCGGTTCCGTCATGGTCAATCCGATGATCGCCGCCCGAATGGTCGCCGCGAAGATCCACGAACGGTACGACCTCAGTTCCGTGCACACCCTCGCCTCGGCCGCCGCAGCCATCGCCCCCGCGCTCGCGGACCGGCTCCTTGCGATGTTCCCCGGAGCCCGCCTCAACAGCTCCTACACCGAGGTCGAAGCGGTTCCCGGTGTCGTCGTCAACACCTACGACCCGGCGCGGCCGCTCTCCGTGGGACGCCCCACCCCCAGCACCGAGGTCCGCGTGGTCGACGAGCAGGATGTCCCCGTACCCGACGGCGACCTGGGCCGGATCCAGCTGCGGTGCGCGGCTCCGCGGCGCCGCTACCTGCATAACCAGCAGCCACCGGGAGACGACTGGACTCGCACCGGCGACCTCGGTTACATCGGCGACGACGGCGACCTCTACCTGTTCGACCGGGCCGAGGACGCCATCCACACTCCCACCGAGATCCTGTCGACCATCGCTCTCGAAGCAGAGGTGTACGAGCATCCCGCGGTCCTGGAAGCAGCTGTCTTCGGCGTCCCGGACGGGAGCGGCGGGCAGCGGGTGGCCGCCGCCGTCGTGCTCGCTCCGGACAGCACTCTCGACGACCTGAACACCTTCCTCGAGCGCCGGCTGCCCCCGCATTGGGTGCCGCGACAGATCGAGCTACTGCCCGAACTCCCCTTCTCACCCAACGGCAAGGTGCGCAAGCGGGTCCTGCGGGACCGGTTGCGGGAGACCGCCGCGCGCCCGGACCAGCCCTGA
- a CDS encoding class I SAM-dependent methyltransferase has product MTDSLPTSAPAKSFDRIAKTYDATRDGDARGRAVAALVIPHLVPGPVLEVGIGTGAVAAALARAGHPAHGVDISAEMLRQARQRLGARIVRGDARALPYAPGSVPNVLCAHVLHLVGDMDTAVREAARVLAPGGRLVAVHGETYADPQADVTEAMTPLDPLRERPDTLDGLAHAAGAAGLRTVTQYALGPNERGFSPEDFAGAMEARQYPYLWDVPEPVWRELVEPVIAALRALPEPARPRPLQWWSPLSVFAKDD; this is encoded by the coding sequence ATGACCGACTCGCTTCCGACCAGCGCCCCGGCCAAGAGCTTCGACCGCATCGCCAAGACGTACGACGCGACCCGTGACGGGGACGCGCGGGGCCGCGCGGTGGCCGCACTCGTCATCCCTCACCTGGTGCCGGGTCCGGTGCTCGAAGTCGGCATCGGGACCGGTGCCGTCGCCGCCGCGCTGGCCCGGGCGGGCCACCCTGCCCACGGGGTGGACATCTCCGCCGAGATGCTGCGACAGGCGAGACAACGGCTCGGTGCGCGGATCGTGCGCGGTGACGCGCGGGCCCTGCCGTACGCGCCGGGCTCCGTGCCGAACGTGCTCTGCGCCCATGTCCTGCACCTCGTGGGCGACATGGACACGGCGGTGAGGGAGGCGGCACGGGTACTGGCACCGGGTGGTCGGCTGGTGGCCGTGCACGGGGAGACCTACGCCGATCCGCAGGCCGATGTGACGGAGGCGATGACGCCCCTGGACCCGTTGCGGGAGCGCCCGGACACCCTCGATGGCCTGGCCCACGCGGCTGGGGCTGCGGGGTTGCGGACCGTCACGCAGTACGCCCTCGGGCCCAACGAACGCGGCTTCTCGCCCGAGGACTTCGCCGGCGCCATGGAGGCGCGGCAGTACCCGTATCTGTGGGACGTGCCCGAGCCGGTCTGGCGCGAACTGGTGGAGCCGGTGATCGCGGCGTTGCGGGCGCTGCCCGAGCCCGCGCGCCCGCGCCCGCTCCAGTGGTGGTCCCCGCTGAGCGTCTTCGCCAAGGACGACTGA
- a CDS encoding isochorismatase family protein, translated as MSTEDALAIDPKTTALVLVDFQRGVVEGMGGATALGPHTAEDAVGRARRTATALRELGGLVVMVRGSMGLSGVPFPAPRTDAGVPAGVPVPPHWAEIVPRLTDCADHVVTKHQWGSFYGTDLEVLLRRNGVTTLLLAGVATNLGVESAAREAYDRGFEQVLIEDATTAFDAAAHRDSVSRVMPLLGRVRSTEQVLAAFARH; from the coding sequence ATGAGCACCGAGGACGCCTTGGCAATCGACCCGAAAACCACCGCTCTCGTGCTGGTCGACTTCCAGCGCGGCGTGGTCGAGGGAATGGGAGGTGCCACCGCACTCGGACCGCATACCGCCGAGGACGCGGTCGGCAGAGCGCGTCGGACCGCGACGGCGCTGCGCGAACTCGGCGGCCTGGTGGTCATGGTCCGCGGGTCGATGGGCCTGTCGGGGGTGCCGTTTCCCGCGCCGCGCACGGACGCCGGCGTGCCCGCGGGCGTCCCCGTCCCGCCGCACTGGGCCGAGATCGTCCCCCGGCTGACGGACTGCGCCGATCATGTCGTCACCAAGCACCAGTGGGGCAGTTTCTACGGAACGGACCTGGAGGTGCTGCTGCGTCGCAACGGCGTCACGACGCTGCTGCTCGCCGGGGTCGCGACGAATCTCGGCGTCGAGTCCGCCGCCCGTGAGGCCTACGACCGCGGCTTCGAGCAGGTGCTGATCGAGGACGCGACCACGGCGTTCGACGCGGCGGCCCACCGCGACTCGGTGTCCCGGGTCATGCCACTGCTCGGCCGGGTGCGCAGCACCGAGCAGGTGCTGGCCGCGTTCGCACGCCACTGA
- a CDS encoding NAD(P)/FAD-dependent oxidoreductase, producing MYDVIVVGARAAGAPAAMLFARSGHRVLLLERSVFPADTLSTLYIQQPGVARLARWGLLDAVRATGCPPLDRVLYEVGGVRVTGCSSGIDGIREAYAPRRYLLDRILVEGAVAAGAEFRDGSEVTGLVHDGDRVAGVRWNGPDGAVHTERAHLVVGADGMRSTVARLVGAAKQVEHPALTCAYYTFWQGPRTDFEMYEGPTGWIAAVPTNDATLIAAYHPQHRFDEVRRDAMNAYLESVRVNAPALHAQLDDAERMERLYGTGDQQNYFRTATGPGWVLIGDAGHHKDSLTAQGIGDALMQAELLVEGVREHVGDPVAQAAALSAFATERDARLGGPFQATLGVAQADAQGRRIALLRAVSTSPELTQRYFDTLSGVAPLDGLYTPELLRLMQEVAATG from the coding sequence GTGTACGACGTCATAGTCGTCGGGGCCCGCGCCGCCGGTGCTCCGGCCGCCATGCTGTTCGCCCGTTCCGGCCACCGGGTGCTCCTGCTGGAACGCTCGGTCTTCCCCGCGGACACCCTCTCGACGCTCTACATCCAGCAGCCGGGCGTGGCCCGCTTGGCCCGCTGGGGCCTGCTCGACGCCGTGCGGGCCACCGGCTGCCCGCCACTGGACCGCGTCCTCTACGAGGTGGGCGGTGTCCGGGTGACCGGCTGCTCCAGCGGCATCGACGGCATCCGCGAGGCGTACGCGCCCCGGCGGTACCTCCTCGACCGCATCCTCGTCGAGGGCGCTGTCGCCGCGGGGGCCGAGTTCCGGGACGGCAGCGAGGTCACCGGCCTCGTCCACGACGGTGACCGGGTGGCCGGCGTCCGCTGGAACGGCCCGGACGGCGCCGTGCACACCGAGCGGGCCCATCTGGTGGTGGGAGCCGACGGGATGCGCTCCACGGTCGCCCGGCTCGTCGGAGCCGCCAAACAGGTCGAGCACCCCGCCCTCACCTGCGCCTACTACACTTTCTGGCAGGGGCCGCGCACGGACTTCGAGATGTACGAGGGGCCCACGGGATGGATCGCCGCGGTCCCCACCAACGACGCCACCCTGATCGCCGCCTACCACCCGCAGCACCGCTTCGACGAGGTGCGGCGGGACGCCATGAACGCTTACCTCGAAAGCGTCCGGGTCAACGCCCCGGCCCTGCACGCCCAACTCGACGACGCGGAACGCATGGAACGCCTGTACGGAACGGGCGACCAGCAGAACTACTTTCGCACCGCCACGGGGCCAGGCTGGGTGCTCATCGGTGATGCCGGCCACCACAAGGACTCACTGACGGCCCAGGGCATCGGCGACGCGCTGATGCAGGCGGAGCTGCTCGTCGAAGGGGTCCGGGAGCACGTCGGCGACCCGGTCGCGCAGGCCGCCGCTCTCAGCGCTTTCGCCACCGAGCGGGACGCGAGGCTCGGCGGCCCGTTCCAGGCCACCTTGGGGGTGGCGCAGGCCGATGCCCAGGGCCGCAGGATCGCCCTCCTGCGCGCCGTCTCCACCTCGCCCGAACTGACCCAGCGGTACTTCGACACGCTCTCGGGCGTCGCCCCGCTCGACGGTCTCTACACCCCGGAGCTGCTGCGGCTGATGCAGGAGGTGGCCGCCACGGGCTAG
- a CDS encoding ferredoxin — protein MRLSADEERCVGAGQCVWALPEVFAQSERTGTVVLLRERPARERGDQVRAAVRACPSGALRLIED, from the coding sequence ATGCGGCTGAGCGCGGACGAGGAACGCTGCGTAGGGGCAGGCCAGTGCGTGTGGGCGCTGCCCGAGGTATTCGCGCAGAGCGAGCGCACCGGCACGGTCGTGCTGCTGCGCGAGCGGCCCGCGCGGGAGAGGGGGGACCAGGTGCGGGCGGCCGTGCGCGCCTGCCCCTCAGGAGCGCTGCGGCTCATCGAGGACTGA
- a CDS encoding DUF3224 domain-containing protein: protein MAGQQAAKATFRMLSWDEKPLGEEQEGGPRIVHASTTQRFEGEIEGDVRAEYLMVRPDDTFADIAGMLTVTGTLGGRSGGFALRTNGTFDKGTLQAELWVVPGSGTGELAGLSGGGNYLSQEEAAGTVSLSYRFD, encoded by the coding sequence ATGGCTGGACAGCAGGCGGCGAAGGCGACGTTTCGAATGCTGTCGTGGGACGAGAAGCCCCTCGGCGAGGAGCAGGAGGGCGGCCCACGCATCGTGCATGCCTCGACGACCCAGAGGTTCGAGGGTGAGATCGAGGGCGACGTCCGCGCCGAGTACCTGATGGTGCGGCCCGACGACACGTTCGCCGACATCGCCGGCATGCTCACGGTTACCGGCACCCTCGGCGGCCGGAGCGGCGGCTTCGCCCTGCGCACCAATGGCACCTTCGACAAGGGCACCCTCCAGGCCGAGCTGTGGGTCGTCCCCGGGTCCGGCACCGGGGAGCTGGCAGGGCTCTCCGGAGGCGGCAACTACCTCTCCCAGGAGGAGGCCGCGGGCACCGTCTCCCTCAGCTACCGCTTCGACTGA
- a CDS encoding alpha/beta fold hydrolase yields the protein MLSLETRRAVAELTKAVKDVGPLAHALAPPLHVAPADRRGLQRVLDRVTERLHVPPMRLTNRKNLSPFDRVVSARLALERLAAPLAATTTDEHSDEFDATVDSALALDFDSFCERDTVHAADGVALPGYAAGDTDAPGVVLASACGMPARLAEVWMRRLAVHNRVVTWESRGLFVDTGGGGGATDVATQVGDLFAVMDHFGLRRAHVVGLCGGAVLAVRAADARPERVGSLSLWHGDFELGEHAPKTSHQRNLQAFMAMAAENRVSASSVHAVLCRSMLTTVPPGLAHLVLYPYATPELLFRYCQLNGALMGADLATQLPRIEQPALVVTSVDDDTAHPDGSRYVAAALPHARLVVADSGDHLGLFRAGNAMLDLATRFITQGEP from the coding sequence GTGCTCAGCCTTGAGACACGGCGCGCTGTGGCCGAACTGACGAAAGCGGTGAAGGACGTCGGTCCGCTGGCCCACGCGTTGGCGCCTCCCCTGCACGTGGCGCCCGCCGATCGACGAGGGCTCCAGCGTGTCCTGGACCGGGTCACGGAACGGCTCCACGTGCCGCCGATGCGGCTGACCAACCGCAAGAACCTGAGCCCCTTCGACCGGGTCGTCAGCGCCCGTCTCGCACTGGAACGGCTGGCGGCACCGCTCGCGGCCACGACCACGGACGAGCATTCCGACGAGTTCGACGCGACAGTGGACTCCGCCCTCGCCCTCGACTTCGACAGCTTCTGTGAGCGGGACACCGTGCACGCCGCGGACGGCGTCGCGCTCCCTGGCTACGCGGCCGGCGATACGGACGCCCCCGGGGTGGTCCTCGCGTCGGCCTGTGGAATGCCGGCCCGGCTTGCCGAGGTGTGGATGCGCAGACTCGCGGTGCACAACCGAGTGGTCACCTGGGAGAGCCGGGGACTGTTCGTGGACACGGGCGGAGGCGGCGGCGCGACCGACGTCGCCACCCAGGTAGGCGACCTGTTCGCCGTCATGGACCACTTCGGCCTGCGGCGTGCCCACGTCGTCGGCCTCTGCGGCGGCGCGGTCCTCGCGGTGCGTGCCGCCGACGCGCGTCCGGAGCGGGTCGGCTCCCTCAGCCTCTGGCACGGCGACTTCGAACTGGGCGAGCACGCGCCGAAGACGAGCCATCAGCGCAATCTCCAGGCGTTCATGGCCATGGCCGCGGAGAACCGGGTGAGTGCGAGCAGCGTGCACGCCGTGCTCTGCCGGTCGATGCTGACCACCGTCCCGCCGGGCCTCGCCCACCTCGTGCTCTACCCGTACGCCACCCCCGAACTGCTCTTTCGCTACTGCCAGCTCAACGGCGCTCTCATGGGCGCCGACCTCGCCACGCAACTGCCCCGCATCGAACAGCCCGCGCTGGTGGTGACGAGCGTGGACGACGACACCGCCCACCCCGACGGCTCCCGCTACGTCGCCGCGGCGCTGCCCCACGCACGTCTGGTGGTGGCCGACAGCGGAGACCATCTCGGGCTCTTCCGGGCCGGGAACGCGATGCTCGACCTCGCCACGCGCTTCATCACTCAGGGGGAACCGTGA
- a CDS encoding DUF6039 family protein, producing the protein MPVPTSQDFFIPSAQHQTTLPPEKILHSANSGVIVERVGQLRAEFRSEGRQFGRELAEYLNTNYAGIVSVFVYEETFGVKDRLHFLMHLKSFDAYETLVQMGTQDAGWRDIMMRPRIPEERGGGTWDRMFLDGGLKEEVLIPSTFGMYGTADSKLDTVREDGSGGVRFDVPTAQLQTDVPADEILHSANCGILMHRTGELNYAFRGEGRMFARALCDAWNESLKGHATIFLYEEAFGKSDRIHHFIHLKSLSSYYTLMGLRAVNTSATREVFTKQWISDERGGGGWERMFVQGSLGDLALTPQHWGMYATQAAEGE; encoded by the coding sequence ATGCCCGTTCCGACGTCCCAGGATTTCTTCATCCCGTCCGCCCAGCACCAGACCACCCTCCCTCCTGAGAAGATCCTGCATTCTGCGAATTCCGGCGTCATCGTCGAACGGGTCGGTCAGCTGCGGGCCGAATTCCGTTCGGAAGGGCGCCAGTTCGGCCGGGAACTCGCCGAATACCTGAACACCAACTATGCGGGAATCGTGTCCGTCTTCGTGTACGAGGAGACGTTCGGCGTCAAGGACCGGCTGCATTTCCTCATGCACCTGAAGTCCTTCGACGCGTACGAGACGCTGGTGCAGATGGGCACCCAGGACGCGGGGTGGCGCGACATCATGATGCGCCCCCGCATCCCCGAGGAGCGCGGCGGCGGCACCTGGGACCGCATGTTCCTCGACGGCGGCCTCAAGGAAGAGGTGCTGATTCCCTCGACCTTCGGCATGTACGGCACGGCCGACAGCAAACTCGACACCGTGCGCGAGGACGGCAGCGGCGGTGTGCGCTTCGACGTCCCCACCGCGCAGTTGCAGACGGACGTCCCGGCCGACGAGATTCTGCACTCCGCCAACTGCGGCATCCTCATGCACCGCACCGGCGAGCTGAACTACGCCTTTCGGGGCGAGGGCCGCATGTTCGCACGGGCCCTGTGCGACGCCTGGAACGAGAGCCTCAAGGGCCACGCGACGATCTTCCTGTACGAGGAGGCCTTCGGGAAGTCCGACCGCATCCACCACTTCATCCACCTGAAGTCGCTCAGCTCCTACTACACGCTGATGGGGCTGCGCGCGGTCAACACCTCGGCCACCCGGGAGGTGTTCACCAAACAGTGGATATCCGACGAGCGGGGCGGCGGCGGGTGGGAGCGCATGTTCGTCCAGGGCTCCTTGGGAGATCTGGCACTGACGCCGCAGCACTGGGGCATGTACGCCACCCAGGCCGCCGAGGGCGAGTGA